The following proteins come from a genomic window of Streptomyces sp. NBC_01716:
- a CDS encoding ABC transporter ATP-binding protein: MVSKAAGAPGAGGPGDPFLSVRDLRIHFSTDDGLVKSVDGVSFDVHAGKTLGIVGESGSGKSVTSLGVMGLHRSANAAISGEVWLDGEELVGADPDHVRRLRGRKMAMIFQDPLSAMHPYYRVGAQIVEAYRVHHKVTKKVARARAVEMLDRVGIPEPHKRVDSYPHEFSGGMRQRAMIAMALVNNPELLIADEPTTALDVTVQAQILDLIRDLQKEFGSAVIMITHDLGVVAEMADDLLVMYGGRCVERGPAEKVFYEPQHPYTWGLLGSMPRIDREQTDRLIPVKGQPPSLINVPQGCAFNPRCPYADVPKDGITRTERPELKLVGAGHHSACHMTQEERTKIWTEEIAPKL; encoded by the coding sequence GTGGTCTCCAAGGCCGCGGGGGCACCCGGGGCCGGCGGCCCGGGGGACCCGTTCCTCTCCGTACGCGACCTCCGTATCCACTTCAGCACCGACGACGGTCTGGTGAAGTCGGTCGACGGCGTCAGCTTCGACGTCCACGCCGGCAAAACCCTCGGCATCGTCGGTGAGTCCGGCTCCGGCAAGTCCGTCACCTCGCTCGGCGTCATGGGCCTGCACCGCTCCGCCAACGCAGCGATATCCGGCGAGGTCTGGCTGGACGGCGAGGAACTGGTCGGGGCCGACCCCGACCATGTCCGGCGGCTGCGCGGCCGGAAGATGGCCATGATCTTCCAGGACCCGCTGTCCGCGATGCACCCGTACTACCGCGTCGGCGCGCAGATCGTGGAGGCGTACCGCGTCCACCACAAGGTCACCAAGAAGGTCGCCCGCGCACGGGCGGTCGAGATGCTCGACCGGGTCGGCATCCCCGAGCCGCACAAGCGTGTCGACAGCTATCCGCATGAGTTCTCCGGCGGTATGCGCCAGCGCGCGATGATCGCGATGGCCCTGGTGAACAACCCCGAACTGCTCATCGCCGACGAGCCGACGACCGCCCTGGACGTGACCGTCCAGGCGCAGATCCTCGACCTCATCAGGGATCTTCAGAAGGAGTTCGGCTCCGCGGTCATCATGATCACCCATGACCTCGGGGTCGTCGCCGAGATGGCGGACGACCTGCTGGTCATGTACGGCGGCCGGTGCGTCGAGCGCGGGCCGGCCGAGAAGGTCTTCTACGAGCCGCAGCACCCCTACACCTGGGGCCTGCTCGGCTCGATGCCCCGGATCGACCGTGAGCAGACCGATCGGCTCATCCCCGTCAAGGGCCAGCCGCCGTCGCTCATCAACGTGCCTCAAGGCTGCGCCTTCAACCCGCGCTGCCCGTACGCCGATGTCCCCAAGGACGGCATCACGCGCACGGAGCGTCCCGAACTGAAGCTGGTCGGCGCCGGGCACCACTCCGCCTGCCATATGACGCAGGAGGAGCGGACCAAGATCTGGACCGAAGAGATTGCGCCGAAGCTGTGA